GCTGAAAGCTCAGGGAAGCGATGAAGAGCTTCAACGCTTCTTTTCCTCTTTGAAGGAAACAATGTCTAAAAACATTCGAAATGTTGAAAGCCGGGATATTCCGACCTTTGACTCTAATACATTTGAGATTCTGTCTTAACCCTGCCCGGTGACGAAT
The sequence above is a segment of the Pseudobacteriovorax antillogorgiicola genome. Coding sequences within it:
- a CDS encoding acylphosphatase — its product is MIAKKLVFSGHVQGVGFRYRTLQLAQQFAVVGTVQNLKDGTVELKAQGSDEELQRFFSSLKETMSKNIRNVESRDIPTFDSNTFEILS